One Apteryx mantelli isolate bAptMan1 chromosome 17, bAptMan1.hap1, whole genome shotgun sequence genomic window, GGCCTGCATAAGTTAAAGATCTAGTTATGGGATAAGAGGTCTCTCCCTTAGTTCACTGGTAATAGGATAAGATTTCCTGCTCTAAATCATCAGTTCAAATACACTCCTGGTCAGTTGTTATTATAATCTCCATCCAGCGGCTATTCAGCTGCCTACGTGAAGGAAGTCGGTCTGGTTTGTACTGGGCAGGAGCCTACATCAGAAAAGTTATTGCCAGTATAGGCACTCTTTGGCCCCTTTGCTGGCGACCTTGAAGAGGCCAAGGTCTGAATGGACATGGAGACTGAGTTCCCCTCTCACCTCTAAAGGTGGTTCCTCCAGGTCAAGGTTGAGGCACGGTGGTGGGGGAAGTGTGGAAGCTAGCACTGCCGCTGCCCAGGCTGTCTGTACCTGTTCTGTAGATAAATAGAGGGCTTCAGTCTCCAAGGCTGTCAAATAGGCTGGAACCTTTCTTGAACACtaaatgaaaacttttctttaaaattcatatTATGGAATCAAAGATGGAAAATATCTGGGATCATATCTAGCCTTGCCTTGAGAACTGATTCAGGGCCAGTTTTGGCAATAGGCAAATCTTGTTTATAGCAACTGTGGTTAATTGTCAGTAACACAGCAAAGCTTTTATAGCATGACACACAGGGCTCACTTTTAAAACTTCTTGCTATTTCCCAGTGAATAAGAATGCTAACCTGGTTTTTGTAGCCCTTGTCCACTCCAAGCGTCTGGGTGCAAAATTTATGCTTAACACCAAAGTGCCGCATTAGGTAAGCCAGGTCAATGGTCCAGATGCTCTTTGTTAACCGGAGTTCCTGGATGGCTTTCTGAAATTCATCATTGTCCAAATGATTCAGGTACCTAGGGTATTAGAAAAGGTAGGGGAATGGAAGCACAGATCTTAGGAGAAGCAAAGTGTGTGCAGTAGCCCAAGCCTCCACATGACGAGACGGAAGAACTGAAACAACGGGACTGGCTAAGAAATAaccaaaaaacaacccacaaatgAGCCCACAtttaaaggaagggaagggaataggGAATATTTAACTGGCTTTATTGTTGACTTTTTTATTGAAAATGTACAGGTATCTCAATTGTTTTATAGTGCTAAAATTATACAGGATGCTGTAAGACAGGTAAGCTATACTGAGAAAGTACAGAACTCTATTCTGAAGGGGTTACAATCTAAATATACATAACAGCAACGTAACAGCAAACAGGGGTGTTAAAGACTAAAACCTGCTTGACAATAGGTGGATTTCAAAAGGAGGAACTGTAAAGGCAGTTGGTAAATATTCAAAGGAATATTCTTAGGCACTGATGGTACAAAAGGCAGCAAAGGGCAGATAAAGTCAGGAGGAAGCTTAGGTCAGGTTGCAAAGGGCTGGGGAAAGGCAGTTATAGAGAATTCTGGAAGTCAGAAAACAGatggaaataaatgcaaaaaaaaaagaaaagactggaaTTGAGGAAGCAGGGCAAACAAGGTCAGATCAGCAGGGTAAAAAGATTAATCTTGGAAGCTGACTTTTGGACAGACTGGAATGGCAACGAGGGTAAAGGGAATGAAGAGGCAGAGGTTACAGTAGTCAAGATGGGAAATTACCAGCACACGGACTAACGTCTTGGCAGTAGGGATGGAGAGAAATGAAAATCTTCTGCTTCATATCTACTAAGTGGACATCTAAATAGGTATTTCTCCTGCACCTAAGCTCATGTTCctctgtggaaggaaagaggagttCAGCAGGACAGCTactagcttaaagaaaaaaaaaaaaaagggcaatacaGTGCACAGCCTTGAAGTTAAAACTACTCCTGGAACAAAAACTCTTTACCCTACAGAGCAGGGGCTCAACAGGACAGGGGCAATATATACTCATAAATATGGGATAAACCTACCAGTCACTTGAAAACACGCAGAATGGAATTAAGTGAATTGCTGTGGTAAATGCTAGTTCCAAATTGTAACAACAGGAAAGAAGAATAACTTTTTATTAACTTAAGCATGCTAGCCTGCAAAGATCTTACTCAGTGCTAGTCAGATATTTTGCATTGATCAAAGCAGTTAATTATTCAAAAAGTCTTAAAATTTGTCCTAGTTTGTATTTTCCCTTGCTCTTGCAGGAGAGCTGTGCTAGACCCTGGCAGCAGTAATCCTCCAAGGGTACTTGAGACTATACGCTCTCACGAGACTGTGAAGTTAAACTCACAGCTGCTTCCACACACCCTTTCTTCCTGGACGTTGGTTTCTGATACCCCTCTCCCATGGGATGAGATTTCCAACCCCTTGGAGCCAAAACAGTTACTTACTGCAGTACCATCCTGGAGCAGGCTAGCCCACAGTCCCAGTGGTACAGCTGCTGGATGACTGGCACTTTCAACTGGATGCAGTCAACTGCAGTGAAAACAACAGTTAGTAAAACATGAAAGATGTCAGTCCGTATATACATGTTTTTCCATACCTCAGCATTAAAAGCCAATTTGCTTTCTTACTGGTACACTCAGCACTATAGTGGGGGAAatttaagaacattttttttattttacctgaTTAGCAGGTCCTTTTTCCTAGGGGGATGTAGGTTTGTTTGGTATTTCTGTAAAGTTAAGTTAACCATCAAGTGTCTGGTTTAATTTCATATTATTGTTACATATCTGGATCACTGtgcagttttttattttttggtggtggtgaCATAATCCACCAGCCCCTAGTTACAAAGCCGTATCCCCTCCTAATTAGTAGTAGATAAGGCACAGCCGTTCATCCTGTGTCACGTGTCCAAAACAGTTTCCAAATGTACTTCTGTGCCACAAAAAGTGTTAAACCAGACTGTGATAAAACAGACACAACGAAAAATCTCCAGGCATCCATATCTCACAAGCCCCACAGAGCTGAGCCTTTTCTACAGACGTGTCTTCTTCCTCAGGGATTGTAATTTATGTGAGTAATTTTAAGTTACCGGAGCTCACGAATGACACTATTTGGCCTTTTGAATTATACTCTCAATAttttagcaaaggaaaaaggaagaagaaaaatctctaCTGGAAAGGGCATAATTCCATCTTtcccatttttaatttttataggcTCGGGGCAAGTGTGGTGGTTTCGGTCTCAGAAGATCCCTTATCATTTGAATGACTTAGTATTTCTGCAGGTGTTACCACTATTTCAGCCTTAATCAGAGTAAGCTAGTCTTAAAGGGCTTTTCTCAATCGCTTTATTTTTGACTAGAAAAGACCTTTGAAAGTTGTTAACACAAGGTCAAGTACACTTCAACATGAGGATAAAAATGCATTCAATATCATGTGGACTGGTCTAGTTTTGATAGAATTTTATTTGCAAAACTTTCTAAGTAATGTTATTTGTAATAacaattttatattattttctaaCAAAGCTACAACCTACAGTAGGAACAAGTCAATATAGATGTTCTGGAGtctaccaaaatatttttttcatagttgtGCTGCTGTGTTTAATCATGACTTTGAAGACTGGTAGAGGTGCCGGTATATTCAGTTGTCTTTGTTAATCTAGATTAAGGTGCTCTTACATAAGTctcctaaagaaaaacaaaacaaaacagatcctCCTCAAACCAACATCGCTAAGTCTTTTACTGTCGGTTCTTCTTGGTGTGTTATGAGTCAGTTCCCTTTCTGTTCCTACCtagggcctctgccagctcccaAGATTAATTTAAGCAGTACGTGTTTTCTACGTGATGACCTCAAAGGCTAATAACTCCTGCTTTTAATTTGTGTGGCTGTTCCGCGCCCAAGCTCCCTGCGCTTCCCGACGCACGCGGCCCCCGCGGCAGGGGACGAGCCCGCAGGCAGCAAacggcgctgcccgcgccccgctgcggccccgcggctcggctcggcgcggcgcggctcggctcggcgcggccgcccggcgaacaggcggcgccgccgcgcttcccgccgccccgcgccgccgaggCGCGGCCTCCGAGCGCGCGGCCGGAGCcagcggctcccccggcccccccgccccctcccggagCGCGCTGCCGCGGGCACCggctgccgcgggcgggcgggcgcgaagcctcgccggggccgggcgcggcgggggcggtggcgccgccgcgggcgcggggaggcgggcgggcgggggccggcggggcgcacTGACCTGGCAGCGGCTCCCCGGCCTCCCGGGGGCTCttcatggcggcggcggggctgccgcccgctcGCTGGCGGCCCCGCCGAGCCGGCCCGGCCCAGGGGCCCGGCGTGCCTCGGCGCGGCGCTGgctccgcccggccccgggggcgggggctgcgggggcgggggaccgggcgccggggcggcgcgccctcgccgcggggggccggcggcggcggggcggcgggggcatgacacgccgggcgggcggcggggccgcccacGGGCAGCCGGggagccgccggcagcgcccgcggcagcggcggcccctcTGCGGGCGGCTGCGGAACCATcgtgccggggcgccgcggcccggccggccccgcgcgccgggggcgccgcccgccctggcgggggcggggcgggaagGAGCCTCTCCGCGGGAGCCGCTTTCCGCTTCCGTCGCGCGGTGCACGGCGGGAAGCTGGAGGAGGCCATTAGGGGCTGCGCGCGGGCCCGGACTGAGGCGGTTGCGGGCGGTgagtggcggcggcgcggcccgcgccgAGCtggtgccgggagcggcggggcccctTCGCTGTGCCCCGCGGCTGCGGGGGACCGTCTGAGCGGGGCTTCTGAAGGCTGGAGCGGGGCGGGCGCGTGGGGAGGCCGGGGCCCGGGGCGCGGTGCGtgccagcttccccccccccgagCGGCCCCGGTGCGGCTGCCCCTGCCTGCGCCAGCGGTTCTGTTCTCCAGCGTTTGGGAgcgaatttcctttccttttcctggcAGAGAACTCGTAGGCTGCCGCTCTTGCCcgtatttcagtgttttcttcctttagcCGTCTTTGTGGTCTTATTAATGCTTCATCAGAGCATATGGTATTTctgggcaaaaggaaaaaaaatcggGCCTTTAAACTCGAGAAACTCGTGGTTTATATAGGGAAAACTTAATTTTATAggctctttcctttgcttttccttgtGCCAGGTGTAGAGCCGCAGCTCTGCAGACATGTCGATTGGAGTGCCCATTAAAGTCCTGCACGAGGCGGAAGGCCATATCGTGACATGTGAGACCAACACAGGCGAAGTCTACCGGGGCAAGCTTATCGAAGCTGAAGACAACATGAACTGTCAGGTATATCTGCCTCCgttggaggggagggaggctgTCTCTCCTGTACCAGCAAACGTCAATAGCTAGCTTATTGGTAGTTTGATTTAAAGACCGATGCTTTTTGTCTTAGCATAAAAAGTCTGTTGCTGCATGCTTTGGCCATAGTGAAATGGATTTAGGATTGCTGAATGCTCCAAAAAGGacagaactttttctttctttgtttagaGTAGGACTGGGAAGTCCTGTCAATAGTGTCAGGGTCTTTTAAGATTTTTGTTCTATGAACAGTGTTTCTGTTGGAGTTTTTCACTTTATTGCTCTGGGCTTGAGATTAAACAAAGTCTCATTTGAGCAGTTGAAGCCTTTCTTAATACACATGACTTCAGGCATCCCAAGAAGGCttaattttgtttgattttagATAGAAATCATATTGTTCAAACCAAAATGCTTTCTTAATACTTAAGACAAGCAAGGCTTTATTCAAAGTGACTTAATGTGAGAAACAGAACTGAGTTTTATTTCTCTAAGAGTTTGTTTTGGCTCAGACTGgggtgaaaataaaaatgttgggCCTGCTTGATTGGTAGTAGGCTTAGCATTATGTGCGAATGGTCCTGGATACCTTGTGCTGCAACAACTGCAGTCTAAAAGGCAGTACATGGAAGGTTTTTGGCTTTGGTACTTGAATCCTGGCTGTATGTTCCTTAGCACTCTTTTGTAAGTAAACTATGTATTTTTGTCTGCTCTTGTTGCTGTGTCTCACTTACATGTATTACTCTAAATCAGTCACGTATCATATACTGTAATCGGCCAAGAAAATCAGATGTAAGCTACTCTCCTTATGTAGCAAGGAGGCACTACAAACACAAGTGAGATAAAAATTGCATGTATAgtagtggttttttttgttagaATAATCATGATTAACATGCTTTGTTTTTTGTGCCTACTTAGTTGGTATTCTGCTGATGCAAGCCTGCCAACTTGCTGCAACTTCTGAAAAGCCTATATTGGCTCTAAAATCTCAAAGGAGACCtagaaaggctttctgttgaaatgGCTAGTACTTGACCCAGAATAGTTTTCACTCAGAGGAGCCTGAGTCAGAATTCTGAAGGCGAGAGAAATAGGAATACTAAACTGTGTTGGAGGCCTCTGTAAGCATTGACTGATCTTTTGCTTTCCAGATGTCCAACATAACAGTGACGTACAGAGATGGACGAGTGGCACAGCTTGAACAGGTGTACATCAGAGGTAGCAAGATACGGTTTCTCATTTTACCAGATATGCTGAAGAATGCTCCTATGCTAAAGAGCATGAAGAATAAAAACCAGGGTTCTGGGGCTGGGCGAGGAAAAGCAGCTATTCTCAAAGCTCAAGGTGGGTGTTATTTGTTTATGGACCCCTTCCCACCCCAGTTTTAGCATTTTGCTATGGAggaacaggaaagctttcattTGTATCACTGAGGAAACAAATAACATAAGATGCAGAATGATTAGTGGTTCATATATTGttgagtttttttcccccctgtatgTTTTGTCTTCAGTGGGAGTTGAGACTCAAACTTCCCAATTATCAAAATGAGCAATACTGATGTGAAGATAACTTAAATGTAGTAAGTCGTCCTGTTAGAGTTGTTTACATACTCTGAGGCTTTACATAAGTCTTCATTTTGGTGTTTTCCAGTGAATGTGGTCGCTAGCTGTTTGGACCACTTAGAGAAGGAGCTTGTTCTTGTTAAGCTTTTGTAGAAAAATAGATtcagatattaaaataatatttaaataactgGGTAGTTGTAACTACTAGCTATTCTGCAGTTCTCCCTCATTAGCACTTTTCTTATGTGAGCAGTGTAGTTATAACAAGTTTGAGTAATACTTGTGGGCTGCAAAGTCCTTGTTAACTTTAGCAAGTgtagtgagtgtgagtgggggagtAACACCTGCTGGAGCATATTGAGTTCTGTTGCAAAATCTTAGTGTGAGGTTTTAAACATCAGTGAAATCTCTGGCACAGCAATTCCTACCATGATACAAATCTCCTGTGGTACAGATTTGTGTGTAAGATTGGGATATATACAAAGTGTGTTAATACTTCATTCTCATCTGAGTATGCACTGTGTTGTTTTAAGTGGCAAGACTGTGTAACCATTAGTCCTGGTTCTTCTCacagaataccttttttttttttttttttcgtggtATATCACCTTTTGAACTCTGCATGATAGCCTTATTTCCTTGCTGCTAAGCAAGAGATTTGAGAatcatttatgtttttatttctcaGTTGCCGAGATAAAGATGCAGTTATATCAAATTCATGTCAtcccaaatgttttctttcttcagtggcTGCGAGAGGAAGAGGCCGTGGTATGGGCCGTGGCAACATTTTCCAGAAGCGAAGATAATTTTGGTCTTGACCGACAGGCTTTTCTTATTAGGGGGTGTTAACTTGACTACATGTGCATCAGTATAAgttttgtttaattaaataaatatttctgacaAAAAAGTTGTCTGCTCTTGTATGACAGAACTCCTCTTGGACACATCCAAATTCTGGCTTCTTTTTATAGCTGGGAAATGTATTGTAGGTTGTTATCAGACTTGTAACTGCTTTGTCTGGAAAGCAGAGGACTTGGTTCTTAGACTTGACTTCATTGTATCTTTTTGAATGATGGATTGAGTTTTAAAAGATCATCTTATTTCCTTTCTATTGCTAAATCCTATTGTCATTCCCTCCCTAAAGAAAAATTAGGCATTCTTGATGAATTTTTAAATCATGTGTTTTAAAGTCTTATTAGCTGCTGCATTTATGGAGCACACAGCCAAATGGGGACAACTTCCTGAGAAGCAAAGCACTCCTTTCTTTTGCTTCATATGGACCTATAATGTATAGGTCCATGTTAAGAGCTGTGTATTGAATTTGTATTCctgtatttcatattttttccctttggatACAGGGAAAATTTTTCACTAGGAATGTGCATAACTTAAATATTTGATAGACAGGCTATTCTAGCCTCAGAGCAAAGATTCGATTTTAACCCTTCtggtagtttgtttgtttttccccctctaCCTGGGGAGAGAAGTTCATTGACAGAATATAAAATACTTATATTTTGAGGAcaaatttgaaatgttttgtgaATTCGCAAGCTAGTGTGGGTGTATAGGGAAAGGGCTGTATTAATGGTTATCCATTAAATATGACTCTATACAAAGACTAATCTTTTGAACAAGACCTGGGACTGATCCTAGCTTCAGTCTTAACACTCATGCATCATCATACAGATCACCAGGTGATCTGCAGGAAGCCAAATTTCATTAAAGTTTTAGCTTATTTTGCTGAAAGTATGGTGTGGTTGTTCTCATTGCTGACTTAAATGGTTGAAATGTTTAAATTCAACACTCCTGTACCTAATCTCCTACTTATGTGATGAATTATCAATCTGTGCATGTGTCAAATATCTATTCTTGCTCTTCTGCTCTGATGCTGTAAAGACTTTCCCTTGTGTGCAGACATGGAAGTTCAGCTAATGGATTAACTTGCTGCATTGTCTGTAAATAAAACACTGAGCACCGATTTATTAGAAAAATTTTGATAAATTTCCTTCTTCCGTGTAGTTGTCATCCTAATATTTGCATTAGAAACTTAAAATGTGTTGAAGTTGTGCTTGGGATTAATTATAAAAAACATCTTAATGCTTTCTTATGCTTAAATTGAGGTTTTCAGTAAGCTTGTCCAAAATCAGTTCAGAGACAGTTTTTGCAAAACCTTACTTCAGAATATGGCATGTGAGCCATACTTCATTTGTATAACAGTAATGCTTTCCTGAAGGCAGCATTTCCATCTTAAAGCGAGCACTTAAAGGAATTTAGTAACAGTATTTAAACTTTTCTTCTGGAAACCTGGTATTCCTCAAATCCACAATCACTTGAAAGGGAAGCCTGACTAATAGTAGTCGATCCGGTCAACTTGCAAGTAAAAAGTGCACTGGTCTATATGCAGAGTATGACCTTTCTAATCAGTAGCAGAAATGTCTGCTCGTACTTTTTGGAGCTCTTCAGTAATCAGCTTAGCTCTAACTCTTACTGTGAGAGAGAAGACATCTGTTCTCTTCACAGAACTTCCTCCCCTCCACCTGCCTTAGTAAAGGCTTCTGAATTTCACAGACTGTTTTGAGACAGACTGTCTTAAAATAAACATGAAGTCCGTTTTGAATCTTTATAATATGAAACCATTCTGCACGCTTCGACTCTGTCACTGGGTTTTAACATGAAGGAGAAAAGTTCTACCACAAAGTTCGTAGTGAAAGTTGAAGTGTCAGCTTGTGGTAGTCGCTTGCTGATTCCCAGGATCTCTGGAGGTGGCTTGGTGGGTGACATTAAATATGTTCTGTTGACACCCAccagctttgctaggtggtgataCCTGAGATGTCAGCAGATATCACTGTATCCACTTGAAATAGAAGTTTCCTTTATTTGCAATCTGAGTGATTTTATTGCTCTTAATACATCAGGCTTGCATTTGTGATGCTAATCTAGTCTGAAATTTGTATAATGGTGTTTACTACTGTCAACAGGCAGAACAAGGCTGCCACGATACATTCTTATCCTCTGTATAATTCGAGGCAAGTATCTGCTGCAAGGTCTTACAGGGTGCTTCTCTGACAGCTCAGATTACCTTCTCTTTCTAAGACAAGTACCTAATAAAAACTCAAAATTGTTTAGTGCCATTGATTAGTTTCTATAAAGATAACAGTGTAGGATGGAGTGCATGTGTTGGAGGATTGtaagtttttcttctgcttacaAAAAAGTGTCAACCTGGTGGTTTTTAATGTACAGAGAGTGGCAAAGGAGGTTACTGTTACCTTGTTTAGTAAAAGGAAAGACAAGAGATGCAGTTGTAGTTTAAGCAAAGAGAAATCACTTTGCCAGAACCGTTTTGGGTCTGATCTCCCTGTAATCTCCAGGGAAGGCACTGAAGCTTGCTACATCCTTTTTTTTGCAGGAGCTATCTGGTACTCCCCAGACTTCAAAgctttgcttcctttctctttAAAGTCTCCAAAAAGAATTATTAATACGTGGAAAAGGAAGCAAGCCACAGATGGGGACttgactaactttttttttttctttttcaaaagagaTTCAGTATTTTGGCAAGGCTGCAAATCTGGTCCATCTGCTTTGTTTCTCACTACTTCCTTTTGACTGTTAAATAACAGGTGGCCTTTTCGCAAAGTTACGTGCTAGCTTCTTTTGCAAAGGGCAGGGAAAAACGGCACCCATTTTGACTGCAGACAGACAGTTATTAGAAGAGCAAAGGATTTGAAACACACAGGGGATCCCTAAAAGACAGCATGACAATTAAATGCTGTTTAGCCACATTAGAGCCGCTTAGCGGTAACAGCTCATTGAGGAATGTTTTCACTAATGATGATTGGctaatcttttttattatttttaaaagttcctgttcctccttcctGTGCAATACCAAGCTTCTGTTCTTTCCTTTGAGatcccctctcttccccaaaaACACATGATGTGACATTCAGCAGAGCTGAGGGCAGAGAAACAACAAGGAATTTCAGAGAGGAACAGGAACTTTCCCAAGTAGATCCAAGGGTTGGAACAAACTCTCCAGCAAATCTGCTTTAAGAAGTTCTTAGCCCTGCTGCTGTTTCTCGCCCTCTGTGTTTATGGCTGTCCACTGAGTATGTATACAGGGTGATAAAACtttttttagaacttttttttccaagcagcatTGGAAgtttaagttttaattaaataACATCTCTAATCCAGATCAGCTTTGAAGAAGATACTGGATTTTGCATTAGCAAAAACCTTTGCACCATGAATTCGGGTTGAGCCTGAGTCTAGGCTGAAATGTTTACCCTCTGCAGAAAGAAAGGTATTGGGAATTAGTGTTGAAAAGTCGGGAGCTTCACACCAGTAGGAATTTAAGCCCCAGCCAAGATAACCATATCACTCAGCAACATTTTATTAGCCAATTACAATCTGACTGGACCATAGCCAATATGCTAGTTTGTTACAGGCTGCTTTGAAGAACTGATATGTGATTTACATATTATCCTGACTTACAGTGCTATAAATCAAAATTTCATTCTAACAATTGACATGTCATCCACTAGATGGCTCTGTCGCTAGGAGAATAAAATACGTAAAAACAGAAccctctggaaggaaaaaaatggaagaaatgtgTCTTCTGGTATAAAATCCACAAGCACGATGCTATTACAAACTCTAGCATGCAAACtctcggcttcttttctttcctgttcaactTTCCCAGTGTGCTGGCTTCATTTGCACCCAGGTTACTCCAGCTGCTGCTTGACCTCCAGCTGCTGTGCACGATTCCCTGGCACTTGGCTAACTGAACATGAGCACTTAGGTAGGTAGTGCTGATTCTTCTAGCTCAGTAACTTGAAGTGATCTATTTCTCTGGATTGGAGGGTCTTCTGGATAGATAAGGTTTTCTGGCTTTAACATCTACCCTtatttgctgcctttttgtcACAGGTTGCAGCGCTTCTTTTCATTCTTCATTACTTCTTGCTCTTTGTGCGTGGGCTTGTGAATCTCTTCCTGTTCAAAGGGTTCAGAGCTCTCTGTGGCTTCCTGCTGCTGACAGGGAGACACTTATGGCCTGAAGCTTTGACATGAATTTACGCCTTTGATATAACCTGTGTAGATGCCTTTGAAGTACTCATATGTGGGGCAGAGAGGCTACAGTGCAGCCATACAAAGTGAGGAGCGGAGAACTAGAGAGGAGACCCCGACAACAGCAGAGAAGAGTTAAATGGTTGGGGAAGGTATCACTTGAAAAAATTGCTTTGCACAGAACTGTGGGACTTTTCTTCACTGACCAGGTGCTttcatcccaccccagttctgctcTCCAGGTGTGTCTAATTTTCATTTGATCCTAAAGCTGAGTACCTGTCTAGTTCATTTTCCAAGAGTGCTCTGTAAAATATTAGTCTGAGAGGTATTGTGTTACGACTGAGGGAGGCTGGCAAGGCATGCTGTGCAGATGAGATAAGTGGCAAGCTATGGTATCTCTTCTCTGAGAGTAATTAT contains:
- the SNRPD3 gene encoding small nuclear ribonucleoprotein Sm D3; amino-acid sequence: MSIGVPIKVLHEAEGHIVTCETNTGEVYRGKLIEAEDNMNCQMSNITVTYRDGRVAQLEQVYIRGSKIRFLILPDMLKNAPMLKSMKNKNQGSGAGRGKAAILKAQVAARGRGRGMGRGNIFQKRR